The following coding sequences lie in one Daphnia pulex isolate KAP4 chromosome 1, ASM2113471v1 genomic window:
- the LOC124198728 gene encoding chondroitin proteoglycan 2-like, translating into MKSTIKSTILLALLVSHGLQFISAAGLRVEARDIDLGESDYQCPDGLYVAPHETQCNLYYICSAGGTPTHLYQCRDDLLFDLQYSGCNYKELVDCGDRVPFTCPSPNGNFPVKEGACDSNYYVCTNGVAMKDTCPDGGIFDASLSSCAAPGMIICPTTTTVTPRTTPPRITPGPFECPESNGYFSSPYSCSQFYICQDGTPILNDCPAGLYYNALLNICDWPNNVDCKIPNAF; encoded by the exons ATGAAGTCAACAATCAAGTCAACAATTCTATTGGCATTATTGGTTTCCCACG GTTTGCAGTTCATTTCTGCCGCAGGACTAAgg gtGGAAGCAAGAGATATCGATTTAGGTGAATCCGACTACCAATGTCCCGATGGACTTTACGTCGCTCCCCACGAAACCCAATGCAACTTGTACTACATCTGCAGTGCGGGAGGCACTCCCACTCACTTGTATCAGTGTCGAGACGACCTATTGTTTGACCTGCAATATTCCGGATGCAATTATAAAGAACTGGTGGATTGCGGAGACCGCGTACCATTTACTTGCCCTTCTCCTAACGGAAATTTCCCTGTCAAAGAAGGAGCCTGTGATTCAAATTACTACGTTTGCACCAATGGTGTCGCTATGAAAGAT ACTTGTCCGGACGGAGGTATTTTTGACGCATCCTTGTCTTCATGCGCCGCACCAGGAATGATTATTTGTCCAA CCACGACTACAGTGACTCCACGTACCACACCACCACGTATCACACCAGGACCGTTTGAGTGTCCAGAATCAAACGGTTATTTTTCCAGTCCTTACTCCTGCTCTCAG TTCTATATTTGTCAAGATGGAACACCTATTCTTAAT GATTGTCCCGCGGGACTTTACTACAACGCTCTTCTCAATATTTGTGATTGGCCGAATAACGTTGATTGCAAAATACCAAATGCATTTTGA
- the LOC124198735 gene encoding protein obstructor-E-like, with protein sequence MKSTLVVMLALYGFLALFATTVTSSRLRADERDIDLGESDYQCPEGLFVAPHQTQCELYYICASGGTPTHLYQCRDDLLFDLKYYGCNFKDQTECGDRLAPFTCPSPNGKFPIRDGTCDSRYYVCTNDVAELQECPNGDIFDAASSACVATACPTTTTPAVPTAPGLFECPAPSGNFPSPYSCSQYYVCVDGTAFLFECAAGLYYNAPLDICDWPSNVNCNLPTSSGKI encoded by the exons atgaaatcgacaCTTGTGGTAATGCTGGCACTCTACG GTTTCCTGGCACTTTTCGCGACAACCGTCACGTCGTCAAGATTGCGG GCAGACGAAAGAGATATCGATTTGGGAGAGTCCGATTACCAATGCCCCGAAGGACTTTTCGTAGCCCCGCACCAAACGCAATGCGAGTTGTACTACATTTGCGCTTCCGGTGGCACTCCCACTCACTTGTATCAGTGTCGAGACGACCTATTGTTTGATCTCAAATACTATG GTTGCAATTTCAAAGATCAAACTGAATGCGGTGATCGCCTAGCACCTTTTACTTGTCCGTCTCCCAATGGAAAATTCCCAATCCGAGATGGAACATGTGATTCGCGATACTATGTTTGCACCAACGACGTTGCCGAATTACAG GAATGTCCGAACGGAGACATTTTCGACGCCGCTTCATCAGCATGTGTTGCAACTGCTTGCCCGA CAACGACAACACCCGCCGTGCCTACCGCCCCTGGATTGTTTGAATGTCCGGCACCAAGTGGAAATTTCCCAAGTCCTTATTCGTGCTCTCAATACTACGTCTGTGTGGACGGAACGGCCTTCCTATtc GAATGTGCTGCAGGACTTTATTACAACGCCCCGCTTGATATATGCGATTGGCCATCGAACGTGAATTGCAATTTGCCGACTTCGTCAGGCAAGATATAA
- the LOC124198859 gene encoding integumentary mucin C.1-like: protein MLKSLFALALLQCCLLEISGFSLARNQERFTCPAADGFYGIDGQCTANYYACVGGVAYPQTCPGTNNVFDPLISKCVSYDVASCRNTVTTTTVAPTTTRATTFTASTTTTKGPTNTVITTTPAGPTFTCPTNEGFFPIPGACGPDYYVCVSGSPYVSTCPGESIFDPVTLICTSVEQASCKPEFKCPSPDGFFPVPGTCGNSYYSCVGGTAYLQNCPGTSVFDPATNNCVAEENASCRTTTKATTPTTTPTTTTPTTTTTRTTTTTPTTTTPTTTTTRTTTTTTTPTTTKPPFVCPGTGHYPYPGSCTLYYVCSGSNYIVASCPAGQVFNPSTEYCEDPINVPGCYFDPVQFFQDLQYVGVTGGPSL from the exons ATGCTGAAATCACTCTTCGCTCTGGCGCTTCTGCAAT GTTGCCTTTTGGAAATTAGTGGCTTTTCATTAGCCAGGAATCAG GAACGTTTCACTTGTCCGGCAGCCGACGGGTTCTACGGCATCGATGGTCAATGCACAGCGAATTACTACGCCTGTGTCGGTGGGGTAGCATACCCACAG ACATGCCCAGGAACTAACAATGTTTTCGATCCGCTTATCTCGAAATGCGTTTCTTACGACGTTGCCTCGTGTCGCA ATACAGTCACGACGACTACCGTTGCTCCCACGACGACCAGGGCTACTACTTTCACTGCttcaactactactactaagGGTCCGACCAACACCGTTATAACAACGACCCCTGCAGGTCCTACTTTTACTTGCCCAACCAACGAGGGGTTCTTCCCCATCCCTGGTGCATGTGGGCCCGATTATTATGTGTGCGTCTCTGGCTCACCTTACGTATCT ACGTGTCCCGGCGAAAGCATTTTCGATCCAGTTACTTTGATATGCACATCTGTGGAGCAAGCTTCATGCA AGCCAGAATTCAAATGCCCAAGTCCCGATGGCTTTTTCCCAGTGCCAG GAACGTGCGGCAATAGCTACTACTCATGCGTCGGAGGTACAGCTTACCTACAG AACTGTCCTGGAACTTCTGTCTTCGATCCGGCCACCAACAACTGCGTTGCGGAAGAAAACGCTTCATGCCGAA CCACAACAAAAGCAACGACGCCAACTACCACACCGACCACAACaacaccgacgacgacgacaacaaggacaacaacaacaacgccaacgacgacaactccaacaacaacaacaacacgcacaaccaccaccactacgACTCCAACAACCACCAAACCACCTTTTGTGTGCCCCGGAACTGGGCACTACCCGTATCCAGGAAGCTGTACTTTGTATTACGTCTGTTCGGGCAGCAATTACATTGTAGCA AGTTGCCCGGCTGGCCAAGTGTTTAATCCTTCAACTGAATACTGCGAGGATCCTATTAACGTACCCGGTTGTTATTTCGACCCCGTCCAGTTTTTCCAG GATTTGCAATACGTCGGGGTGACTGGTGGGCCTTCGCTGTAG
- the LOC124198883 gene encoding chitin-binding domain protein cbd-1-like isoform X2, translating into MNKLSSILFAFAALQCSSLVNADINLGVSDFQCPPGHSIYPHPQQCELYYTCYNTEPTYLWQCRSNLLFDLVYDGCNWPEQTYCGNRTRPDQKTTTNIQSSVPTVATPNSPKPITCPDDGFYPAYTDSCNPVFYTCLDGYPFSTNCPSYGVFEPVAKKCVSPYNSACQTATPTSGTNPTVKSTTQGVTVTSWSTTSPATPPKTTMAQTTTAQTTPPKTTTTTGGQFVCPGSGNYPDPSSCSHYYTCDNGNAYHFACPSGLVFNSVTGVCDWPSSVPGCSGK; encoded by the exons atgaacaaattgtCGTCCATTCTTTTCGCCTTTGCTGCCCTCCAAT GTTCGTCCCTTGTCAACGCTGACATCAATTTAGGTGTCAGTGATTTCCAGTGTCCACCAGGCCACAGTATTTATCCTCATCCTCAACAATGTGAGCTCTACTACACCTGCTACAACACAGAGCCAACTTATTTGTGGCAGTGCAGATCCAACTTGTTATTTGACCTCGTCTACGACGGATGCAATTGGCCAGAACAGACCTACTGCGGAAATCGTACTCGCCCGGACCAAA AAACAACCACGAATATTCAGTCATCTGTACCCACGGTAGCCACACCTAATAGCCCTAAGCCAATCACATGCCCCGATGATGGATTTTATCCAGCCTATACCGATAGCTGCAATCCAGTTTTCTACACTTGCCTTGATGGCTATCCTTTTTCTACT aactGCCCCTCTTACGGTGTTTTCGAACCGGTGGCTAAGAAATGCGTTTCGCCGTACAATTCTGCATGTCAAACCG caaCACCAACATCTGGGACTAACCCGACAGTCAAATCAACAACCCAGGGTGTTACAGTCACATCGTGGTCAACCACCTCACCTGCGACTCCCCCTAAAACGACAATGGCCCAGACGACAACGGCCCAAACGACTCCACCCAAAACGACAACGACTACTGGCGGCCAATTCGTGTGTCCGGGAAGCGGCAACTATCCAGATCCTTCTTCGTGTTCACATTACTACACTTGTGACAATGGAAACGCCTACCATTTC GCTTGTCCGTCTGGTCTGGTTTTCAATTCGGTAACTGGCGTTTGCGACTGGCCTAGCAGTGTTCCCGGTTGCAGTGGCAAATAA
- the LOC124198883 gene encoding chitin-binding domain protein cbd-1-like isoform X1, with amino-acid sequence MNKLSSILFAFAALQCSSLVNADINLGVSDFQCPPGHSIYPHPQQCELYYTCYNTEPTYLWQCRSNLLFDLVYDGCNWPEQTYCGNRTRPDQSMETTTNIQSSVPTVATPNSPKPITCPDDGFYPAYTDSCNPVFYTCLDGYPFSTNCPSYGVFEPVAKKCVSPYNSACQTATPTSGTNPTVKSTTQGVTVTSWSTTSPATPPKTTMAQTTTAQTTPPKTTTTTGGQFVCPGSGNYPDPSSCSHYYTCDNGNAYHFACPSGLVFNSVTGVCDWPSSVPGCSGK; translated from the exons atgaacaaattgtCGTCCATTCTTTTCGCCTTTGCTGCCCTCCAAT GTTCGTCCCTTGTCAACGCTGACATCAATTTAGGTGTCAGTGATTTCCAGTGTCCACCAGGCCACAGTATTTATCCTCATCCTCAACAATGTGAGCTCTACTACACCTGCTACAACACAGAGCCAACTTATTTGTGGCAGTGCAGATCCAACTTGTTATTTGACCTCGTCTACGACGGATGCAATTGGCCAGAACAGACCTACTGCGGAAATCGTACTCGCCCGGACCAAAGTATGG AAACAACCACGAATATTCAGTCATCTGTACCCACGGTAGCCACACCTAATAGCCCTAAGCCAATCACATGCCCCGATGATGGATTTTATCCAGCCTATACCGATAGCTGCAATCCAGTTTTCTACACTTGCCTTGATGGCTATCCTTTTTCTACT aactGCCCCTCTTACGGTGTTTTCGAACCGGTGGCTAAGAAATGCGTTTCGCCGTACAATTCTGCATGTCAAACCG caaCACCAACATCTGGGACTAACCCGACAGTCAAATCAACAACCCAGGGTGTTACAGTCACATCGTGGTCAACCACCTCACCTGCGACTCCCCCTAAAACGACAATGGCCCAGACGACAACGGCCCAAACGACTCCACCCAAAACGACAACGACTACTGGCGGCCAATTCGTGTGTCCGGGAAGCGGCAACTATCCAGATCCTTCTTCGTGTTCACATTACTACACTTGTGACAATGGAAACGCCTACCATTTC GCTTGTCCGTCTGGTCTGGTTTTCAATTCGGTAACTGGCGTTTGCGACTGGCCTAGCAGTGTTCCCGGTTGCAGTGGCAAATAA
- the LOC124198831 gene encoding hepatitis A virus cellular receptor 1-like isoform X2: protein MAKHFLTSLLLAISIFQVGLSAAVNKISEQKWGRKITFNGQTRAFTCPEADGSYATPNQCIAQYYECVNGIPCPETCPPGYLFDPITLVCTLAAQTTCNQHIDCPSDGLYPYPGACSSLYFVCSNGDSYLTYCTENYVFDPTLLRCVLQEDATCTSTTSTTRTTVPSPTTPPMPTTKPITTTEPTTTTTEATTTTQSTTTTTAPTTTTEATTTTTAPTTTTTEATTTTTAPTTTTESTTTTTLPTTTTTEATTTTLPTTTTLPTTTTSEAPTTITESTTTTMVPTTTTTEPPKMTTKTTEPPREESTTTTAAPITTTLTPANTPPITTTTNTTPIKPAEPFVCPQSDGLFPVPGVACSNQFWMCSNFYAYLMDCPVPIFYNPAIQVCDWKENIAGCN from the exons ATGGCAAAACACTTTCTCACATCCCTCTTGTTAGCAATCAGCATCTTTCAAG tgggACTAAGCGCTGCGGTGAATAAGATTTCTGAACAGAAATGGGGAAGGAAAATTACGTTTAATGGA caaaccagGGCGTTTACTTGTCCTGAAGCTGACGGCTCTTATGCAACACCGAACCAGTGTATTGCCCAGTATTATGAATGCGTGAACGGAATACCTTGTCCTGAG ACGTGTCCACCAGGCTACTTGTTCGACCCAATAACGTTAGTGTGCACGCTTGCCGCTCAAACGACTTGCA ATCAACACATCGATTGTCCTTCAGACGGACTGTATCCATATCCTG GTGCCTGTTCCAGTTTGTACTTTGTTTGCAGCAATGGAGATTCTTATTTGACG TATTGTACGGAAAACTATGTCTTCGATCCTACACTTCTAAGATGCGTTCTGCAAGAAGATGCTACGTGTACAT CTACTACTTCAACAACCAGGACTACTGTACCTTCTCCAACTACACCTCCTATGCCAACAACAAAGCCCATAACGACAACTGAacccaccaccacaacaactgAGGCTACGACCACAACTCAATCCACAACAACGACGACTGcgcctacaacaacaactgaggccacaacaaccacaactgcCCCCACAACAACGACAACTGAGGCCACAACGACGACAACTGcgcccacaacaacaactgagTCTACAACGACGACAACTCTTCCCACAACT acaacaactgagGCCACAACGACAACTCTTCCCACAACGACAACTCTTCCCACAACTACCACATCTGAGGCCCCAACAACGATAACTGAGTCCACAACGACGACAATGGTTCCAACAACTACCACAACCGAGCCCCcaaaaatgacaacaaaaacaaccgaaCCACCAAGAGAAGAGTCtacgacaacaacagcagctccCATTACTACGACACTGACTCCTGCGAATACTCCGccgataacaacaacaacgaacaCAACGCCGATCAAACCGGCGGAACCATTCGTTTGCCCCCAGTCGGACGGATTGTTTCCCGTTCCAGGCGTGGCATGCAGCAATCAATTTTGGATGTGCTCAAATTTTTATGCATATCTTATG GACTGTCCTGTGCCTATCTTTTATAACCCGGCAATCCAAG TGTGCGattggaaagaaaacattgCGGGTTGCAATTAA
- the LOC124198831 gene encoding cell wall protein DAN4-like isoform X1, with the protein MAKHFLTSLLLAISIFQVGLSAAVNKISEQKWGRKITFNGQTRAFTCPEADGSYATPNQCIAQYYECVNGIPCPETCPPGYLFDPITLVCTLAAQTTCNQHIDCPSDGLYPYPGACSSLYFVCSNGDSYLTYCTENYVFDPTLLRCVLQEDATCTSTTSTTRTTVPSPTTPPMPTTKPITTTEPTTTTTEATTTTQSTTTTTAPTTTTEATTTTTAPTTTTTEATTTTTAPTTTTESTTTTTLPTTEATTTTTLPTTTTTAPTTTTTEATTTTLPTTEATTTTTEATTTTEATTTTLPTTTTLPTTTTSEAPTTITESTTTTMVPTTTTTEPPKMTTKTTEPPREESTTTTAAPITTTLTPANTPPITTTTNTTPIKPAEPFVCPQSDGLFPVPGVACSNQFWMCSNFYAYLMDCPVPIFYNPAIQVCDWKENIAGCN; encoded by the exons ATGGCAAAACACTTTCTCACATCCCTCTTGTTAGCAATCAGCATCTTTCAAG tgggACTAAGCGCTGCGGTGAATAAGATTTCTGAACAGAAATGGGGAAGGAAAATTACGTTTAATGGA caaaccagGGCGTTTACTTGTCCTGAAGCTGACGGCTCTTATGCAACACCGAACCAGTGTATTGCCCAGTATTATGAATGCGTGAACGGAATACCTTGTCCTGAG ACGTGTCCACCAGGCTACTTGTTCGACCCAATAACGTTAGTGTGCACGCTTGCCGCTCAAACGACTTGCA ATCAACACATCGATTGTCCTTCAGACGGACTGTATCCATATCCTG GTGCCTGTTCCAGTTTGTACTTTGTTTGCAGCAATGGAGATTCTTATTTGACG TATTGTACGGAAAACTATGTCTTCGATCCTACACTTCTAAGATGCGTTCTGCAAGAAGATGCTACGTGTACAT CTACTACTTCAACAACCAGGACTACTGTACCTTCTCCAACTACACCTCCTATGCCAACAACAAAGCCCATAACGACAACTGAacccaccaccacaacaactgAGGCTACGACCACAACTCAATCCACAACAACGACGACTGcgcctacaacaacaactgaggccacaacaaccacaactgcCCCCACAACAACGACAACTGAGGCCACAACGACGACAACTGcgcccacaacaacaactgagTCTACAACGACGACAACTCTTCCCACAACTGAGGccacaactacaacaactcttcccacaacaaccacaactgcacccacaacaacgacgactgaggccacaacaacaactcttCCCACAACTGAGGCCACAACGACGACAACTGaggccacaacaacaactgagGCCACAACGACAACTCTTCCCACAACGACAACTCTTCCCACAACTACCACATCTGAGGCCCCAACAACGATAACTGAGTCCACAACGACGACAATGGTTCCAACAACTACCACAACCGAGCCCCcaaaaatgacaacaaaaacaaccgaaCCACCAAGAGAAGAGTCtacgacaacaacagcagctccCATTACTACGACACTGACTCCTGCGAATACTCCGccgataacaacaacaacgaacaCAACGCCGATCAAACCGGCGGAACCATTCGTTTGCCCCCAGTCGGACGGATTGTTTCCCGTTCCAGGCGTGGCATGCAGCAATCAATTTTGGATGTGCTCAAATTTTTATGCATATCTTATG GACTGTCCTGTGCCTATCTTTTATAACCCGGCAATCCAAG TGTGCGattggaaagaaaacattgCGGGTTGCAATTAA
- the LOC124198846 gene encoding integumentary mucin C.1-like isoform X2, whose product MKHSPSFLFASITLAAFFQAGNVAGATWMLPFLTKGLVGYGGFRATGDIKIGPDPNFQCPEGTSVAPHPEKCGLYYTCYFASPVTLWRCYSNYLFDVTYSSCNYPESTDCGNRQRSGPTITTTRTKTATESPPSTSPVFNCPSEGGFFPVSPEECYQHYYTCAGGVAYVMLCPTDGLFDPVTLTCKPANEVSCKDPAFTCTADGFYPIEGECTGVYFVCASGVAYESVCPNNGIFDPDRGICASPDTVPCAQGPTTRTSTTTSSTTTPTTTTTSTTTPSTTTSSTTTPSTTTTSTTPSTTSSTTTSTTTTPTTTTTPTTTTTPTTTSTTTTPTTTTESGEFNCPVKDGKYPDPTNCHAYYVCISGVAFPSNCPENGCFDAPSQKCSTDCSNCIDFFSGFF is encoded by the exons ATGAAGCATTCCCCGTCCTTTCTCTTCGCTTCAATCACTTTAG CGGCATTTTTCCAAGCTGGAAATGTGGCAGGTGCGACCTGGATGCTGCCTTTTCTTACCAAG GGCTTGGTTGGTTACGGCGGTTTCCGAGCTACCGGAGACATTAAAATAGGACCTGACCCAAATTTTCAATGTCCGGAAGGAACTTCCGTCGCTCCTCATCCGGAAAAGTGTGGACTCTATTACACCTGCTATTTCGCATCTCCCGTGACTCTCTGGCGATGCTATTCAAATTACCTATTCGACGTGACTTACAGTAGCTGCAATTATCCGGAATCGACAGACTGCGGAAACAGACAACGCTCCGGTCCAA CTATAACGACGACAAGGACGAAGACTGCAACTGAATCACCTCCATCAACGTCTCCAGTGTTTAATTGCCCTAGTGAAGGAGGATTTTTCCCTGTTAGTCCGGAAGAATGTTATCAGCACTACTACACTTGTGCTGGAGGAGTTGCTTACGTTATG CTTTGCCCTACTGATGGTTTATTCGATCCTGTCACACTGACATGCAAACCAGCAAATGAGGTCTCCTGCAAGGATCCGG CGTTTACGTGCACAGCGGACGGATTCTACCCAATCGAAGGGGAATGTACAG GTGTGTACTTCGTGTGTGCCTCCGGTGTCGCTTACGAATCG GTGTGTCCTAACAATGGAATCTTCGATCCGGATCGTGGCATCTGCGCATCCCCCGATACGGTCCCTTGTGCCCAAG GACCCACAACTCGCACTTCGACAACAAcgtcttcaacaacaacacctaCGACGACAActacttcaacaacaacaccttcGACAACTAcgtcttcaacaacaacaccttcAACGACAACTACTTCAACAACACCTTCTACAACATCTTCAACAACCACCTCTACAACGACAACTCCAACAACTACGACAACTCCAACAACCACGACAACTCCAACGACTacttcaacaacaacgacaccCACAACGACGACTGAATCCGGTGAATTTAATTGCCCTGTTAAAGACGGCAAATACCCAGATCCGACCAATTGTCACGCGTATTACGTTTGTATTTCCGGTGTAGCATTCCCTTCG AATTGTCCTGAAAACGGATGCTTCGATGCTCCGTCACAGAAGTGCTCAACAGACTGTTCAAACtgcatcgatttcttttccggttttttctaa
- the LOC124198846 gene encoding integumentary mucin C.1-like isoform X1, which produces MCNTLLTKSLCINCIAAFFQAGNVAGATWMLPFLTKGLVGYGGFRATGDIKIGPDPNFQCPEGTSVAPHPEKCGLYYTCYFASPVTLWRCYSNYLFDVTYSSCNYPESTDCGNRQRSGPTITTTRTKTATESPPSTSPVFNCPSEGGFFPVSPEECYQHYYTCAGGVAYVMLCPTDGLFDPVTLTCKPANEVSCKDPAFTCTADGFYPIEGECTGVYFVCASGVAYESVCPNNGIFDPDRGICASPDTVPCAQGPTTRTSTTTSSTTTPTTTTTSTTTPSTTTSSTTTPSTTTTSTTPSTTSSTTTSTTTTPTTTTTPTTTTTPTTTSTTTTPTTTTESGEFNCPVKDGKYPDPTNCHAYYVCISGVAFPSNCPENGCFDAPSQKCSTDCSNCIDFFSGFF; this is translated from the exons ATGTGTAACACGCTGTTAACAAAATCACTTTGCATTAATTGTATAGCGGCATTTTTCCAAGCTGGAAATGTGGCAGGTGCGACCTGGATGCTGCCTTTTCTTACCAAG GGCTTGGTTGGTTACGGCGGTTTCCGAGCTACCGGAGACATTAAAATAGGACCTGACCCAAATTTTCAATGTCCGGAAGGAACTTCCGTCGCTCCTCATCCGGAAAAGTGTGGACTCTATTACACCTGCTATTTCGCATCTCCCGTGACTCTCTGGCGATGCTATTCAAATTACCTATTCGACGTGACTTACAGTAGCTGCAATTATCCGGAATCGACAGACTGCGGAAACAGACAACGCTCCGGTCCAA CTATAACGACGACAAGGACGAAGACTGCAACTGAATCACCTCCATCAACGTCTCCAGTGTTTAATTGCCCTAGTGAAGGAGGATTTTTCCCTGTTAGTCCGGAAGAATGTTATCAGCACTACTACACTTGTGCTGGAGGAGTTGCTTACGTTATG CTTTGCCCTACTGATGGTTTATTCGATCCTGTCACACTGACATGCAAACCAGCAAATGAGGTCTCCTGCAAGGATCCGG CGTTTACGTGCACAGCGGACGGATTCTACCCAATCGAAGGGGAATGTACAG GTGTGTACTTCGTGTGTGCCTCCGGTGTCGCTTACGAATCG GTGTGTCCTAACAATGGAATCTTCGATCCGGATCGTGGCATCTGCGCATCCCCCGATACGGTCCCTTGTGCCCAAG GACCCACAACTCGCACTTCGACAACAAcgtcttcaacaacaacacctaCGACGACAActacttcaacaacaacaccttcGACAACTAcgtcttcaacaacaacaccttcAACGACAACTACTTCAACAACACCTTCTACAACATCTTCAACAACCACCTCTACAACGACAACTCCAACAACTACGACAACTCCAACAACCACGACAACTCCAACGACTacttcaacaacaacgacaccCACAACGACGACTGAATCCGGTGAATTTAATTGCCCTGTTAAAGACGGCAAATACCCAGATCCGACCAATTGTCACGCGTATTACGTTTGTATTTCCGGTGTAGCATTCCCTTCG AATTGTCCTGAAAACGGATGCTTCGATGCTCCGTCACAGAAGTGCTCAACAGACTGTTCAAACtgcatcgatttcttttccggttttttctaa
- the LOC124198864 gene encoding uncharacterized protein PB18E9.04c-like translates to MMKNNFSSFLFGFIVLASFLAVNVTGETKLNQASFLSSKVLNSNLRGPGGIEIRPLGETTFTCPSSEGFFPIPNTCGPDYYVCVLGSPYVSTCPNGTVFDPVTKLCTPIGWASCTPPFTCPTPDGFFPIPGACSNSYYTCVGNQAYLQKCPGTSIFDPVLYSCVPEATASCKVATTTTAKTTTTTRTTTTPTTTTTPTTTTTRSTTTPTTTTTPTTTTTPTTTTPTTTTTPTTTTPTTTTTRITTTTPTTTPTTPTPTCPTKMTCQTKTTTTPTTTTTTTTTTTTKPPTTTTVGPFKCTQEYGYYPVPGVSCSTQYYMCSNSIAYLMNCAAPTYYNPSIQTCDWKENVAGCQ, encoded by the exons ATGAtgaagaataatttttcttcgttcCTCTTCGGGTTCATTGTCCTAG CATCTTTTCTAGCTGTCAATGTGACCGGTGAGACAAAGTTAAATCAAGCGTCATTTCTGAGCAGCAAG GTTTTGAATTCAAACTTACGAGGTCCAGGCGGCATTGAAATTCGACCTCTGG GTGAAACAACTTTCACCTGTCCAAGTTCTGAAGGTTTCTTCCCAATTCCAAACACCTGTGGGCCTGATTACTAC gtCTGCGTTCTTGGCTCTCCATACGTTTCG ACTTGCCCTAATGGTACCGTTTTCGATCCCGTGACGAAATTGTGCACACCCATCGGATGGGCCAGTTGCA cGCCACCCTTCACCTGCCCTACTCCTGATGGTTTTTTCCCCATACCAG GCGCTTGCTCGAATTCATATTACACTTGTGTCGGAAATCAGGCCTATCTACAG AAATGCCCAGGAACTTCAATTTTCGATCCAGTACTATATAGCTGCGTACCTGAGGCCACTGCTTCTTGCAAAG TCGCTACCACGACGACGGCAAAAACTACGACAACAAcccgcacaacaacaacaccgacCACGACgacaacaccaacaaccacGACTACACGATCGACcacaacaccaacaaccacGACCACACCAACGAcgactactacaccaacaacaactactccaacaacgaccacaacaccaacaaccacaaccCCAACAACCACGACTACACGAATAACCACGACTACACCAACGACCAcaccaacaacaccaacaccaACTTGTCCGACCAAAATGACTTGTCAAACGAAGACCACGACTACACCAACCACgactacaacaaccacaaccaccacaacaacaaaaccaccaacaacaacaacggtgGGACCTTTCAAATGTACGCAAGAATACGGCTACTATCCCGTCCCAGGTGTCAGCTGCAGCACACAATATTACATGTGCTCAAATTCCATTGCATACCTTATG aattGCGCCGCGCCCACTTATTACAACCCATCCATTCAGA CATGCGACTGGAAAGAAAACGTTGCCGGTTGCCAGTAA